One Ananas comosus cultivar F153 linkage group 1, ASM154086v1, whole genome shotgun sequence DNA window includes the following coding sequences:
- the LOC109710900 gene encoding E3 ubiquitin-protein ligase RGLG2-like isoform X1: MGGSSSRDSSGRRSFRDRSGYPPAVPGYSSYPPPQSPQPPPPEQHSYAAPYPAYSSQPSGYPQPQHSSAGVRRLDRRYSRINDDFNSVEQVTDALAHAGLESSNLIVGIDFTKSNEWTGKHSFRGRSLHHIGDTPNPYEQAISIIGRTLSKFDEDNLIPCFGFGDASTHDRDVFSFYPDERPCNGFSEALSRYRELVPHLRLAGPTSFAPIIEMAMTIVEQSGAQYHVLLIIADGQVTRSVDTEYGQLSSQEQNTVDAIVKASQFPLSIVLVGVGDGPWDMMKEFDDNIPARAFDNFQFVNFTEIMSRNIPQTRKEAAFALGALMEIPSQYKATLELGILGRTVAKSPERVPLPPPTGSSGAYSSGTKSFKSSSFQQSTTTYPGYDSTPSAAPSVPSTSWDSQQVCPICLVNPKDMAFGCGHQTCCDCGYSLQSCPICRSEIHTRIKLY; encoded by the exons ATGGGAGGGAGTAGTTCGCGAGATTCGAGTGGCCGGAGATCGTTCCGGGACCGGAGCGGTTATCCCCCGGCGGTGCCCGGGTATTCGAGTTATCCGCCGCCGCagtcgccgcagccgccgccgccggagcagCACAGCTATGCTGCTCCTTATCCGGCCTACTCGTCGCAGCCCTCGGGTTATCCGCAGCCGCAGCATAGCAGCGCCGGCGTGCGGAGATTGGATCGGCGGTATTCGAGGATAAACGATGATTTTAATTCTGTCGAGCAG GTTACGGATGCTCTTGCACATGCCGGCCTCGAGTCCTCAAATCTTATTGTTGGCATTGATTTTACAAAGAGCAATGAGTGGACGG GCAAACATTCTTTTAGGGGGCGCAGTTTACATCACATTGGCGATACACCAAATCCTTATGAACAAGCTATATCTATTATTGGACGGACGTTGTCTAAATTTGATGAGGATAATCTGATCCCTTGCTTTGGATTTGGAGATG CATCAACACATGATCGGGATGTCTTTAGTTTCTACCCGGACGAGAGACCCTGCAATGGGTTTTCAGAGGCTTTATCAAGATACAGAGAACTTGTCCCACATTTGCGGTTGGCTG GCCCAACATCATTTGCTCCTATTATTGAAATGGCTATGACTATTGTGGAACAGAGTGGTGCGCAGTACCATGTTCTTTTGATAATTGCTGATGGCCAG GTTACAAGGAGTGTGGACACTGAATATGGACAATTGAGCTCCCAAGAGCAAAACACTGTTGATGCTATTGTGAAAGCCAG TCAGTTTCCTTTATCCATTGTGCTAGTTGGAGTTGGAGATGGTCCTTGGGACATGATGAAGGAATTTGATGATAATATTCCAGCTCGAGCCTTTGATAATTTCCAG tTTGTGAATTTCACAGAGATAATGTCAAGAAACATCCCACAAACAAGAAAGGAGGCTGCATTTGCTCTCGGTGCTTTGATGGAAATACCTTCGCAATACAAAGCAACATTAGAATTGGGGATCTTAGG TCGTACTGTTGCGAAGTCTCCAGAGAGAGTTCCTCTTCCCCCACCAACTGGAAGTTCTGGTGCTTACTCTTCTGGCACGAAGAGTTTTAAATCAAGCAGTTTCCAGCAGAGTACAACAACTTATCCTGGATATGATAGTACACCTAGTGCAGCTCCTTCCGTACCCAGTACATCATGGGATAGTCAG CAGGTCTGCCCTATTTGCCTTGTCAACCCTAAGGACATGGCTTTCGGCTGTGGACATCAG ACCTGCTGCGACTGTGGGTACAGCCTCCAGTCATGCCCAATCTGTCGTAGTGAGATCCATACGAGGATAAAGCTGTACTGA
- the LOC109710900 gene encoding E3 ubiquitin-protein ligase RGLG2-like isoform X2 — protein MGGSSSRDSSGRRSFRDRSGYPPAVPGYSSYPPPQSPQPPPPEQHSYAAPYPAYSSQPSGYPQPQHSSAGVRRLDRRYSRINDDFNSVEQVTDALAHAGLESSNLIVGIDFTKSNEWTGKHSFRGRSLHHIGDTPNPYEQAISIIGRTLSKFDEDNLIPCFGFGDASTHDRDVFSFYPDERPCNGFSEALSRYRELVPHLRLAGPTSFAPIIEMAMTIVEQSGAQYHVLLIIADGQVTRSVDTEYGQLSSQEQNTVDAIVKASQFPLSIVLVGVGDGPWDMMKEFDDNIPARAFDNFQFVNFTEIMSRNIPQTRKEAAFALGALMEIPSQYKATLELGILGRTVAKSPERVPLPPPTGSSGAYSSGTKSFKSSSFQQSTTTYPGYDSTPSAAPSVPSTSWDSQVCPICLVNPKDMAFGCGHQTCCDCGYSLQSCPICRSEIHTRIKLY, from the exons ATGGGAGGGAGTAGTTCGCGAGATTCGAGTGGCCGGAGATCGTTCCGGGACCGGAGCGGTTATCCCCCGGCGGTGCCCGGGTATTCGAGTTATCCGCCGCCGCagtcgccgcagccgccgccgccggagcagCACAGCTATGCTGCTCCTTATCCGGCCTACTCGTCGCAGCCCTCGGGTTATCCGCAGCCGCAGCATAGCAGCGCCGGCGTGCGGAGATTGGATCGGCGGTATTCGAGGATAAACGATGATTTTAATTCTGTCGAGCAG GTTACGGATGCTCTTGCACATGCCGGCCTCGAGTCCTCAAATCTTATTGTTGGCATTGATTTTACAAAGAGCAATGAGTGGACGG GCAAACATTCTTTTAGGGGGCGCAGTTTACATCACATTGGCGATACACCAAATCCTTATGAACAAGCTATATCTATTATTGGACGGACGTTGTCTAAATTTGATGAGGATAATCTGATCCCTTGCTTTGGATTTGGAGATG CATCAACACATGATCGGGATGTCTTTAGTTTCTACCCGGACGAGAGACCCTGCAATGGGTTTTCAGAGGCTTTATCAAGATACAGAGAACTTGTCCCACATTTGCGGTTGGCTG GCCCAACATCATTTGCTCCTATTATTGAAATGGCTATGACTATTGTGGAACAGAGTGGTGCGCAGTACCATGTTCTTTTGATAATTGCTGATGGCCAG GTTACAAGGAGTGTGGACACTGAATATGGACAATTGAGCTCCCAAGAGCAAAACACTGTTGATGCTATTGTGAAAGCCAG TCAGTTTCCTTTATCCATTGTGCTAGTTGGAGTTGGAGATGGTCCTTGGGACATGATGAAGGAATTTGATGATAATATTCCAGCTCGAGCCTTTGATAATTTCCAG tTTGTGAATTTCACAGAGATAATGTCAAGAAACATCCCACAAACAAGAAAGGAGGCTGCATTTGCTCTCGGTGCTTTGATGGAAATACCTTCGCAATACAAAGCAACATTAGAATTGGGGATCTTAGG TCGTACTGTTGCGAAGTCTCCAGAGAGAGTTCCTCTTCCCCCACCAACTGGAAGTTCTGGTGCTTACTCTTCTGGCACGAAGAGTTTTAAATCAAGCAGTTTCCAGCAGAGTACAACAACTTATCCTGGATATGATAGTACACCTAGTGCAGCTCCTTCCGTACCCAGTACATCATGGGATAGTCAG GTCTGCCCTATTTGCCTTGTCAACCCTAAGGACATGGCTTTCGGCTGTGGACATCAG ACCTGCTGCGACTGTGGGTACAGCCTCCAGTCATGCCCAATCTGTCGTAGTGAGATCCATACGAGGATAAAGCTGTACTGA
- the LOC109710900 gene encoding E3 ubiquitin-protein ligase RGLG2-like isoform X3, protein MGGSSSRDSSGRRSFRDRSGYPPAVPGYSSYPPPQSPQPPPPEQHSYAAPYPAYSSQPSGYPQPQHSSAGVRRLDRRYSRINDDFNSVEQVTDALAHAGLESSNLIVGIDFTKSNEWTGKHSFRGRSLHHIGDTPNPYEQAISIIGRTLSKFDEDNLIPCFGFGDASTHDRDVFSFYPDERPCNGFSEALSRYRELVPHLRLAGPTSFAPIIEMAMTIVEQSGAQYHVLLIIADGQVTRSVDTEYGQLSSQEQNTVDAIVKASQFPLSIVLVGVGDGPWDMMKEFDDNIPARAFDNFQFVNFTEIMSRNIPQTRKEAAFALGALMEIPSQYKATLELGILGHEVADLGKFRNSSV, encoded by the exons ATGGGAGGGAGTAGTTCGCGAGATTCGAGTGGCCGGAGATCGTTCCGGGACCGGAGCGGTTATCCCCCGGCGGTGCCCGGGTATTCGAGTTATCCGCCGCCGCagtcgccgcagccgccgccgccggagcagCACAGCTATGCTGCTCCTTATCCGGCCTACTCGTCGCAGCCCTCGGGTTATCCGCAGCCGCAGCATAGCAGCGCCGGCGTGCGGAGATTGGATCGGCGGTATTCGAGGATAAACGATGATTTTAATTCTGTCGAGCAG GTTACGGATGCTCTTGCACATGCCGGCCTCGAGTCCTCAAATCTTATTGTTGGCATTGATTTTACAAAGAGCAATGAGTGGACGG GCAAACATTCTTTTAGGGGGCGCAGTTTACATCACATTGGCGATACACCAAATCCTTATGAACAAGCTATATCTATTATTGGACGGACGTTGTCTAAATTTGATGAGGATAATCTGATCCCTTGCTTTGGATTTGGAGATG CATCAACACATGATCGGGATGTCTTTAGTTTCTACCCGGACGAGAGACCCTGCAATGGGTTTTCAGAGGCTTTATCAAGATACAGAGAACTTGTCCCACATTTGCGGTTGGCTG GCCCAACATCATTTGCTCCTATTATTGAAATGGCTATGACTATTGTGGAACAGAGTGGTGCGCAGTACCATGTTCTTTTGATAATTGCTGATGGCCAG GTTACAAGGAGTGTGGACACTGAATATGGACAATTGAGCTCCCAAGAGCAAAACACTGTTGATGCTATTGTGAAAGCCAG TCAGTTTCCTTTATCCATTGTGCTAGTTGGAGTTGGAGATGGTCCTTGGGACATGATGAAGGAATTTGATGATAATATTCCAGCTCGAGCCTTTGATAATTTCCAG tTTGTGAATTTCACAGAGATAATGTCAAGAAACATCCCACAAACAAGAAAGGAGGCTGCATTTGCTCTCGGTGCTTTGATGGAAATACCTTCGCAATACAAAGCAACATTAGAATTGGGGATCTTAGG GCATGAAGTTGCAGATCTAGGAAAGTTCAGGAACTCAAGTGTTTAA